From a region of the Candidatus Zixiibacteriota bacterium genome:
- a CDS encoding PTS sugar transporter subunit IIA, whose protein sequence is MNISRYMAEDRIKLEMETVIEPLEEGMSEIKWQLTAKEKILDELVTLLENGTRVGNRTKLLIDFVNREKKATTGIGDGIAIPHIRSMQAKELVMAIGRSSEGYFFDSLDGRPAHLFFMMAAPPYDDSLYLKVFKALSEMLQYESFRQELMDAQSPGEMLRIIRSAE, encoded by the coding sequence ATGAATATCTCGCGGTACATGGCCGAGGATCGCATCAAGCTCGAAATGGAGACTGTGATCGAGCCACTCGAAGAGGGCATGTCCGAAATCAAGTGGCAGTTAACAGCGAAGGAGAAAATCCTCGACGAGCTGGTAACTCTACTTGAAAACGGCACGCGTGTCGGTAATCGTACCAAGTTGCTTATCGACTTCGTGAACCGCGAGAAAAAGGCCACCACCGGCATTGGGGATGGAATCGCTATCCCCCATATTCGTTCCATGCAGGCCAAGGAACTGGTAATGGCAATCGGTCGCTCCAGCGAGGGATATTTCTTTGACTCGCTCGATGGCCGTCCCGCTCATTTGTTCTTTATGATGGCCGCTCCTCCTTACGATGACAGTCTTTATCTAAAAGTCTTTAAAGCCCTCTCCGAGATGTTGCAATACGAATCGTTCCGCCAGGAACTGATGGATGCTCAAAGTCCCGGTGAGATGCTTCGCATCATCCGCTCCGCGGAATGA
- a CDS encoding YbaB/EbfC family nucleoid-associated protein has product MKGGMGNMMKQVQQMQAKMEKIQAELEEAQVEGSAGGGMVKVIVNGKQDIVSMAIDPEVVDKDEVEMLQDLIIAAINQAKQKAQELQTEKMSALTGGLNIPGLNLPF; this is encoded by the coding sequence ATGAAAGGTGGCATGGGCAATATGATGAAGCAGGTTCAGCAAATGCAGGCCAAAATGGAGAAAATCCAGGCTGAACTTGAAGAAGCACAGGTCGAGGGTTCCGCCGGCGGCGGCATGGTAAAAGTGATCGTCAACGGCAAACAGGACATAGTCTCAATGGCAATCGACCCGGAAGTAGTCGATAAAGACGAAGTCGAAATGCTTCAGGACCTGATCATCGCGGCCATTAACCAGGCCAAACAAAAAGCCCAGGAACTCCAGACCGAGAAGATGTCCGCCCTGACCGGCGGCCTTAATATCCCCGGCCTTAACCTGCCGTTCTAG
- the sthA gene encoding Si-specific NAD(P)(+) transhydrogenase translates to MSEKHFDLIVIGSGPAGEKAAIEAAKMHKTTAIVERHSVQGGVCIHTGTIPSKTLRETVLYISGLRQRSAYGLMGGVRPNVTVRELMYRKDQVIQEELDVIQQNMARHRIEVIQGTGSLTGSNRVKVVGDNGIEQSLTAEAIVLSTGTRPYHPDDIDFDHKFIYDGESILNLDILPQSLTIIGGGVIGCEYACIFAHLGINVTIVDDREQLLSFLDREIVEALMYLMRKYRITLNLGDGADQVEIRNNQVIVVTKRGRKIVSDRLLYAAGRVGNTESLGLDKVGIEVNKRGLIKVDGQYETGVKGIYAVGDVIGFPSLASVSMDQGRLAALHAFRKNDTSCINTLLPYGIYTIPEVSMVGETEETLTEAGHDYSVGIARFFELARGQIINDHDGLLKLIFDAKSRRILGVHIVGERATELIHIGQAVMTHGGTLDYFVDTVFNYPTLTEAYKVAALDGFARLSQLF, encoded by the coding sequence GTGAGCGAAAAACACTTCGACCTTATAGTCATAGGATCCGGCCCGGCCGGAGAGAAAGCCGCCATTGAAGCGGCCAAGATGCACAAGACGACAGCAATCGTCGAGCGGCATTCGGTACAGGGCGGCGTTTGTATCCACACCGGGACGATCCCCTCTAAAACCCTCCGGGAGACGGTTCTTTATATCTCCGGTCTGCGTCAGCGCTCGGCTTACGGCCTCATGGGCGGTGTCCGTCCCAACGTTACGGTGCGGGAATTGATGTACCGGAAGGATCAGGTGATCCAGGAAGAACTCGATGTCATTCAGCAGAACATGGCCAGACATCGAATCGAAGTGATTCAGGGAACCGGTTCGCTCACCGGGTCGAATCGTGTCAAGGTAGTCGGCGATAACGGCATCGAACAGAGCCTTACGGCCGAAGCAATCGTTCTTTCAACCGGCACCCGACCTTATCATCCGGATGATATCGATTTTGACCACAAGTTTATTTACGACGGTGAGTCGATTCTCAACCTGGATATCCTGCCTCAATCGCTGACCATAATCGGCGGCGGTGTGATAGGTTGTGAGTATGCCTGCATTTTTGCTCATCTCGGCATCAACGTGACGATAGTCGATGACCGTGAGCAGTTGCTCTCGTTCCTTGATCGCGAAATCGTCGAAGCCCTCATGTACCTGATGCGCAAATACCGCATTACCCTTAACCTCGGTGATGGAGCCGATCAGGTTGAAATCAGGAACAACCAGGTAATAGTGGTCACTAAACGAGGCCGGAAGATCGTGTCGGACCGTCTGTTGTATGCGGCCGGTCGTGTCGGTAATACCGAATCTCTCGGTTTGGATAAAGTTGGGATCGAGGTAAACAAGCGTGGTCTGATAAAGGTCGACGGCCAGTACGAAACCGGGGTCAAAGGGATTTATGCCGTAGGTGATGTCATCGGCTTCCCGTCGTTGGCGTCGGTGTCTATGGATCAGGGGCGTCTGGCGGCCTTGCATGCTTTTCGTAAGAATGATACTTCGTGTATTAATACCCTGTTGCCGTACGGGATCTACACCATTCCCGAAGTCTCAATGGTGGGGGAGACGGAGGAAACACTGACCGAAGCGGGGCATGATTATTCGGTCGGAATCGCTCGCTTTTTCGAGCTGGCCCGAGGGCAGATCATCAATGATCACGACGGTCTTCTGAAGTTGATTTTCGATGCTAAATCACGTCGGATATTGGGTGTGCATATCGTGGGAGAAAGGGCCACCGAATTGATTCATATCGGTCAGGCGGTAATGACCCATGGGGGTACGCTGGATTATTTCGTCGACACGGTTTTCAATTACCCGACTCTGACCGAAGCGTATAAAGTAGCGGCACTCGACGGATTCGCTCGATTGAGCCAACTCTTTTAA
- the dnaX gene encoding DNA polymerase III subunit gamma/tau, with product MSYLVFARKYRPQRFEDVVAQDHVTRTLQNAVKNDRVASGYLFCGPRGTGKTTTARILAKALNCEQGPTPTPCGECSSCREIASGTSMDVLEIDAASNTGVDDIRTLRENVRYLPASGQKRIYIIDEVHRLSGAAFDALLKTLEEPPPHVLFIFATTEPSKVPETILSRTQRYDFKRVSAADLAGHLRKIADAEGLQITDAALGILARKADGSVRDSLSLMDQIAAYAGETIDQDEVINALGLVDRQLLLDYTRAIASHDTRSSLGHIKAVVDSGTDTRDFVTELLEHFRTLMIIKATESTDSLNDLNNDERAALKEQADFFQLGDLVRLTKIGSDLLGDLKRSGLDQRLLLEVAAIRMAEMESTVRFEDILGYLKQGAPPVTAQPSNNLFGQAEKKKNTADSRPVTQLRRPPETLESLPPATLTYPVRNINLPTVQLGWKNFLGFLRQKNVMLASQLSMAEVQTVEQNRLKAVFGSSGCAAKQVVERPDNLSLIIACLREHYGANLSIAFDIDRTLQQEEPITTDPDHPKIKVSDLIKQSPRIRKLMDLVDGEIIGVKNVVKFYRGRQGERHERWHGQYDEAGSANAGQNGENPG from the coding sequence ATGAGTTATCTCGTATTTGCTCGCAAATACCGCCCACAGCGGTTCGAAGATGTGGTGGCACAGGATCATGTGACCCGGACACTCCAGAACGCCGTAAAAAACGACCGTGTCGCTTCCGGCTATCTTTTCTGCGGCCCACGCGGCACCGGCAAAACTACCACCGCCCGTATCCTGGCCAAGGCTCTCAACTGTGAGCAGGGTCCTACACCCACCCCGTGTGGCGAGTGTTCGTCCTGCCGCGAGATAGCTTCCGGGACCTCTATGGATGTCCTCGAAATCGACGCTGCCTCCAACACCGGCGTCGACGATATCCGCACCCTGCGCGAAAATGTCCGCTATTTACCTGCCTCCGGGCAAAAGCGTATATACATTATTGATGAAGTCCACCGACTCTCCGGTGCGGCGTTTGACGCCCTGCTCAAAACACTCGAGGAACCTCCCCCCCACGTCCTGTTCATCTTCGCCACCACTGAGCCCTCGAAAGTCCCCGAGACGATTCTTTCACGCACTCAGCGATACGATTTCAAGCGGGTTTCCGCCGCTGATCTCGCCGGGCATCTGCGGAAAATAGCCGACGCCGAAGGCCTTCAAATAACCGATGCAGCGCTGGGGATCCTGGCTCGCAAAGCCGACGGCTCAGTGCGCGACTCCCTCTCCCTGATGGACCAAATCGCTGCTTATGCCGGTGAAACGATCGATCAGGACGAGGTCATCAACGCTCTCGGGCTGGTTGATCGGCAATTACTGCTGGACTACACCCGCGCTATCGCTTCGCACGATACTCGTTCATCGCTGGGGCATATCAAAGCGGTCGTTGACAGCGGCACCGACACGCGCGATTTCGTCACGGAGCTGCTGGAGCATTTCCGGACGCTGATGATTATCAAGGCTACCGAATCGACCGACAGCCTGAACGATCTCAACAACGATGAGCGTGCCGCTCTCAAGGAACAGGCGGACTTTTTCCAGCTAGGCGACCTGGTCCGACTGACCAAGATCGGCTCCGATCTGCTCGGCGATCTGAAGCGCAGCGGTCTCGATCAACGGCTTCTACTCGAAGTTGCCGCTATTCGCATGGCCGAAATGGAATCCACCGTCAGGTTCGAGGACATCCTCGGCTATCTCAAGCAGGGAGCGCCACCGGTCACGGCACAACCGTCTAATAACCTGTTCGGACAGGCTGAAAAAAAAAAGAACACCGCTGACTCCAGACCGGTAACGCAACTCCGACGACCACCGGAAACTCTCGAATCCCTTCCTCCAGCGACACTCACTTATCCGGTGCGCAACATCAACCTGCCGACCGTACAGCTCGGATGGAAAAATTTCCTCGGTTTCCTCAGACAGAAAAATGTCATGCTCGCCTCACAGCTTTCCATGGCCGAGGTTCAAACCGTGGAACAGAATCGGCTGAAAGCCGTATTCGGATCTTCCGGGTGCGCGGCGAAACAGGTGGTGGAGCGCCCGGACAATTTAAGCTTGATAATCGCCTGCCTCAGGGAGCATTATGGGGCCAATTTGAGTATAGCTTTCGATATCGACCGGACACTCCAGCAGGAGGAACCGATCACAACCGATCCGGACCATCCCAAGATCAAGGTCTCGGATTTGATCAAACAATCTCCGCGCATCCGGAAATTGATGGATTTAGTCGACGGAGAGATAATTGGTGTAAAAAACGTAGTTAAGTTTTATCGAGGACGACAAGGAGAACGACATGAAAGGTGGCATGGGCAATATGATGAAGCAGGTTCAGCAAATGCAGGCCAAAATGGAGAAAATCCAGGCTGA
- a CDS encoding DMT family transporter, whose amino-acid sequence MFLILPVLFWGMSYISIKMVLRELEPVEMISARFLMAAPVLYLIIKAKGMSVWPVAGKGKLAIAAFIVFLHFWVMATGMKETSASNTAWILTTAPIFIAVLAWVYLKEVFSGSQWLGLFLAAVGVVVLTANGNLDNLTWIHSRGDVIVLGSCVTWAIYTVVTRDITKKVHPLTATFWMTAVAGAVFVPYSLITSGPSVYLAMQPITWLNLIFLGVFCLAVSFWLWAEGLKRQTAAEVGAYLYIEPIFTMIFAWLLLDEPITLWLVIGALLISAGVYVSERKSRPATA is encoded by the coding sequence TTGTTCCTCATACTCCCGGTGTTGTTCTGGGGGATGTCCTACATCTCGATCAAGATGGTGCTTCGCGAGTTGGAGCCGGTCGAGATGATTTCGGCCCGTTTTCTCATGGCCGCGCCGGTGCTTTATCTGATAATCAAAGCCAAGGGTATGTCGGTCTGGCCGGTGGCCGGGAAAGGGAAATTAGCGATAGCGGCGTTTATCGTTTTCCTGCATTTCTGGGTTATGGCAACCGGCATGAAAGAGACCTCCGCCTCCAACACCGCCTGGATTTTGACAACGGCACCAATTTTCATCGCTGTTCTTGCCTGGGTTTATTTGAAGGAAGTATTCTCCGGTTCCCAATGGCTGGGGCTGTTCCTGGCGGCGGTCGGAGTGGTGGTGCTGACAGCCAACGGCAACCTGGACAACCTGACCTGGATTCACTCACGGGGCGATGTGATTGTTTTAGGATCATGTGTTACCTGGGCGATCTATACCGTAGTGACGCGTGATATAACCAAAAAAGTCCATCCGCTGACAGCGACGTTCTGGATGACTGCCGTCGCCGGAGCAGTGTTCGTCCCCTACAGCCTGATCACATCCGGTCCGTCCGTTTATCTCGCGATGCAGCCGATCACATGGCTCAATCTGATCTTCCTCGGGGTGTTCTGTCTGGCGGTCTCGTTCTGGCTCTGGGCGGAAGGCCTCAAACGACAAACGGCGGCTGAAGTGGGCGCCTATCTGTACATTGAGCCGATTTTCACGATGATCTTTGCCTGGCTGTTGCTCGATGAACCGATCACGCTCTGGCTGGTAATCGGCGCCCTGTTGATCTCAGCCGGGGTGTATGTGTCGGAGCGAAAGAGCCGCCCGGCAACTGCCTGA
- a CDS encoding M6 family metalloprotease domain-containing protein, with protein sequence MRANGTLDQLAAKLNAAREKGFFAPGDALSDRKGSSGMAQSFSAEEPDTFRVIVILADFDDKPASGGLIYGLKEDFEQLLFSFDNYDTHYSMSEFYRDNSYGGFIMIGDVVGWYRMPEDYAYYVNANYGFSSYPTNAQHLAEDALLMADDDVDFSLYDNDGNGYIDGVFIIHSGLGAEQTGSDYDIWSHNSGLHSSLYLDGVTATQYSMEPEENSSSGLVTMGVFAHEYGHTLGLPDLYDTDYSTDGIGYWSIMAGGSWGSNGARPSYFDAWCKYQLGFVEPTNIISNQLDVAIATSYYNPVLYRVWQDGIVGQQYFLVENRRKIGYDINAPGSGLIIYHVDESMWSNDDEWHRLVNVEQADGRYDLENDVNNGDGSDPWGTETATHFDDLSVPNSRAYSGAQTLVAVWNISDVDSMMYANFDIDYSHARFTMTDMAIDDNAGGDGDGTFEPGETIELTFALSNAWLGATNVTAVLSAANNDITFPTGSVNIGTVAGSGGTGDNYLQPLQFTIPIDFEPCIDSFSLDITTDNPLDETHFGLEIHLGGAEILVVDDDNGDDYQSSVTAPLLANGKPYDLYDKSTEGSPSGALLNEYTTVIWLTGASRSGILSSADITAMETYLDNGGNLFLTGQSIVKQLDSDDPAFLNNYLRVEYAADLFYPLHLGVTGSILGDGLKIRWANTSDQTDPQTMNVINGSEANFTANGTPSVITYGGAYNLVLMSFGFEAISSDYVNQGYATSQDVMDRILDFLSGHIVSFNPTASGATLLDEVSLDNVIDHTPEFSWQVTDTTGIGTVSFEVTVGTGTACYNDDNRWDPGVISSTDTSVVYAGDPLEDGSSYVFAVRVNNSVTWSEWMSQEFHMNGRPQPGNLIVPINDELVSTTTPLLKVVNFEDSEADALLYYFEVYSDHEMTNMVASASDVVEQSAATGWTVDIPLTEDEQFFWRVRAYDGYEYSDWSDTASFWVNAVNQAPQAFSLFSPVNGDTVLVSQPLMVWDEAIDSDPNDFVLYTLQVTTDSTFATYTEWDHLDQTSTYLPITLELNSVYFWRVKATDLAEAETYSSETFVMYTERTSCCQIMGDIDNSGAGPDISDLVYLVTYMFQGGTEPPCMDACDIDGSGAGPDISDLVYLVTYMFQSGPAPAACP encoded by the coding sequence TTGCGTGCCAATGGTACCCTTGATCAGTTGGCTGCCAAATTAAACGCTGCTCGTGAAAAGGGTTTCTTTGCACCCGGTGATGCGTTGTCCGATCGTAAGGGATCTTCAGGTATGGCGCAGTCGTTCAGCGCTGAGGAACCGGACACCTTCCGGGTGATAGTTATTCTGGCCGATTTCGACGACAAACCGGCGTCGGGGGGGCTTATCTATGGATTGAAAGAAGATTTCGAACAACTCCTGTTTTCGTTCGACAACTACGATACCCATTACTCCATGTCGGAGTTTTACCGGGACAATTCCTACGGCGGTTTTATCATGATCGGAGATGTGGTCGGTTGGTATCGCATGCCGGAGGATTACGCTTATTACGTCAATGCGAACTACGGTTTCAGCTCTTATCCGACCAACGCCCAGCATTTGGCCGAAGATGCTCTGCTCATGGCCGACGATGATGTCGATTTCTCGCTCTACGACAACGACGGCAACGGCTATATCGATGGCGTGTTTATCATCCACTCCGGTCTCGGTGCGGAGCAGACCGGCAGTGATTACGATATCTGGTCGCATAACTCCGGCCTGCATTCTTCCCTCTATCTGGACGGTGTTACGGCTACACAGTATTCGATGGAACCGGAAGAGAACAGCTCCAGCGGTCTGGTTACGATGGGTGTTTTCGCTCATGAATACGGACACACGCTCGGTTTACCCGATCTTTACGATACTGATTATTCCACCGATGGGATTGGCTATTGGTCGATCATGGCCGGTGGCTCCTGGGGCAGCAACGGGGCTCGTCCGTCTTATTTCGATGCCTGGTGCAAGTACCAACTCGGTTTTGTTGAACCGACTAACATTATTTCGAACCAGCTCGACGTGGCCATTGCCACCTCTTACTATAATCCGGTGTTATACCGAGTCTGGCAGGATGGAATTGTGGGACAGCAGTATTTTCTGGTAGAGAACCGCCGGAAAATTGGATACGACATCAATGCGCCAGGATCAGGTTTGATAATCTATCATGTCGATGAGAGTATGTGGAGTAATGACGACGAGTGGCATCGTCTGGTCAATGTCGAGCAGGCCGACGGCCGATACGATCTGGAGAACGACGTCAACAATGGCGATGGCTCGGATCCCTGGGGAACCGAAACCGCGACTCATTTCGATGACCTGTCGGTACCGAACAGCAGGGCTTATTCGGGTGCTCAGACACTGGTCGCAGTCTGGAATATCTCCGATGTAGATTCGATGATGTATGCCAATTTCGATATCGATTATTCTCATGCCCGCTTTACCATGACCGATATGGCTATTGACGATAATGCAGGCGGTGATGGCGACGGGACTTTCGAGCCGGGGGAGACGATTGAACTGACTTTCGCGTTGAGCAACGCCTGGTTGGGAGCCACCAACGTTACGGCAGTTCTTTCGGCGGCCAACAATGACATCACTTTCCCCACCGGGTCGGTCAATATCGGCACGGTGGCCGGATCGGGTGGAACCGGCGACAATTATCTTCAACCGCTGCAGTTCACTATCCCGATTGATTTCGAGCCCTGTATCGATTCTTTCTCGCTTGACATTACTACCGACAATCCGCTCGATGAAACCCATTTCGGGCTGGAGATTCATTTGGGCGGCGCCGAGATTCTGGTGGTCGATGACGACAATGGCGACGATTACCAGAGCAGTGTAACAGCCCCGTTGTTGGCAAACGGCAAACCGTATGATCTCTATGATAAATCCACCGAAGGTTCACCCTCCGGGGCGCTTCTGAACGAGTATACAACCGTGATTTGGCTGACCGGTGCGAGTCGCTCGGGAATTCTATCGTCAGCCGACATTACTGCCATGGAAACCTATCTGGACAATGGCGGTAATTTGTTTCTTACCGGGCAGTCGATCGTGAAACAGCTCGATAGCGACGATCCTGCTTTCCTGAATAACTATCTGCGAGTCGAATATGCCGCCGATCTGTTTTATCCTTTGCACCTGGGTGTAACCGGTTCGATCCTGGGTGACGGGCTTAAAATTCGCTGGGCCAATACTTCGGATCAAACCGATCCTCAGACCATGAACGTAATCAATGGCTCCGAAGCTAATTTCACCGCCAACGGCACGCCGTCGGTGATTACTTATGGAGGAGCATATAATCTGGTTTTGATGAGCTTCGGATTTGAAGCGATCTCCAGCGATTACGTTAATCAGGGTTATGCCACGTCTCAGGACGTTATGGACCGGATTCTCGATTTCTTATCGGGACATATCGTTTCGTTCAATCCGACGGCAAGCGGAGCGACGCTACTCGATGAAGTCTCCCTCGACAACGTAATAGATCACACTCCTGAATTTTCCTGGCAGGTGACCGACACCACCGGCATCGGTACCGTCTCGTTCGAGGTGACGGTAGGAACCGGTACGGCCTGCTATAACGACGATAACCGGTGGGATCCCGGAGTGATAAGCAGCACGGATACCTCGGTTGTCTACGCCGGTGATCCGCTTGAGGATGGATCCTCCTATGTTTTCGCGGTACGGGTAAACAACAGTGTTACCTGGTCGGAGTGGATGAGTCAGGAATTCCACATGAACGGCCGTCCCCAGCCGGGGAATTTAATCGTACCGATCAATGATGAACTGGTCTCAACGACTACCCCGCTGCTCAAGGTGGTTAATTTCGAAGACTCCGAAGCGGATGCCCTCCTTTATTATTTTGAGGTTTATTCCGATCATGAGATGACCAACATGGTAGCCTCGGCTTCGGATGTGGTGGAGCAATCCGCAGCGACCGGCTGGACAGTCGATATTCCTTTGACAGAGGATGAGCAGTTCTTCTGGCGTGTTCGCGCCTACGATGGTTATGAATACTCCGATTGGTCGGATACCGCTTCCTTCTGGGTTAACGCCGTGAATCAGGCACCGCAGGCGTTTTCGCTGTTCTCACCGGTTAACGGGGATACCGTGCTGGTGTCACAGCCGTTGATGGTCTGGGATGAAGCTATCGATTCCGATCCGAACGATTTTGTTCTTTACACTTTGCAAGTTACGACCGATTCAACATTCGCCACGTACACGGAATGGGATCATCTGGATCAGACTTCGACCTACTTACCGATCACCCTTGAACTGAATTCCGTTTACTTTTGGCGTGTCAAGGCAACCGATCTGGCCGAGGCCGAGACTTATTCCTCGGAAACGTTCGTTATGTACACGGAGAGAACCTCCTGCTGTCAAATCATGGGAGATATCGACAACAGCGGCGCCGGGCCGGATATTTCCGATCTGGTCTACCTGGTGACTTATATGTTCCAGGGCGGAACCGAGCCGCCTTGTATGGATGCATGTGATATCGATGGCTCCGGCGCCGGACCGGATATTTCCGATCTGGTTTACCTGGTAACGTATATGTTCCAGAGCGGACCTGCGCCGGCGGCTTGTCCGTAG
- a CDS encoding energy transducer TonB yields the protein MRRLSVVVGMALVLALVAPTQASEFDILMQSKAESGPGEKVPVVLIGGGYADGLKVGDEGSIAKIKERWNHGEKIADTTVLARLQVQDVSLYEAACLVVPVEGKKFGKVKKGFTAVFDLPVLSAEDFVRDGRAAMEKGDCEKAMFFFDTALCVTNDPTQAKALTDKIRGCVVDLRDKAVADTVEGVDPVHRDAFLALARFYERKGDIARVHEYFNRVFGPVYEDARLNRLLEAVQDGSSDTDMPCVDPVYPAMVSNNPPDYPREAKIRGITGAVAVKALVGKAGEVLVAKVGASSGSILLDNAAVEAAYGCRFKPGLCEGQPMACWVTYSVEFSLSSR from the coding sequence ATGAGAAGGCTGAGCGTTGTTGTTGGGATGGCGCTGGTTTTGGCGCTGGTTGCGCCGACCCAGGCCAGCGAATTCGATATTCTTATGCAATCCAAGGCGGAGTCGGGCCCCGGAGAGAAGGTGCCGGTGGTCTTGATCGGCGGCGGCTATGCCGATGGCCTCAAGGTAGGCGATGAGGGCAGCATCGCGAAGATCAAGGAGCGGTGGAACCACGGCGAAAAGATCGCCGATACGACCGTGCTGGCGCGACTGCAGGTGCAGGATGTGAGCCTGTACGAGGCCGCCTGTCTGGTCGTTCCGGTTGAGGGAAAGAAGTTCGGGAAAGTCAAGAAGGGCTTTACAGCCGTTTTTGATTTGCCGGTGCTTTCCGCCGAGGATTTCGTCCGGGACGGACGTGCTGCTATGGAGAAGGGTGACTGTGAGAAGGCCATGTTCTTCTTCGATACTGCCCTGTGTGTAACAAACGATCCCACGCAGGCAAAGGCGTTGACCGATAAAATCCGGGGATGCGTCGTCGATCTTCGGGACAAAGCTGTTGCCGACACCGTTGAGGGCGTCGACCCGGTGCACCGAGATGCGTTTTTGGCGCTTGCCCGCTTCTATGAGCGGAAGGGTGACATAGCGCGGGTGCACGAGTACTTCAATAGGGTCTTCGGGCCGGTCTATGAAGACGCACGGTTGAACCGGTTGCTGGAGGCGGTTCAAGACGGGAGCAGCGATACCGATATGCCATGTGTGGATCCGGTGTATCCCGCGATGGTTTCCAACAATCCTCCGGATTATCCTCGCGAGGCTAAGATTCGCGGAATCACCGGCGCAGTTGCGGTCAAAGCACTAGTGGGCAAGGCGGGCGAAGTGTTGGTAGCCAAAGTGGGAGCTAGTTCCGGTTCTATCCTGCTCGACAACGCTGCTGTCGAGGCCGCGTACGGCTGCAGGTTCAAGCCGGGATTGTGCGAGGGCCAGCCGATGGCCTGCTGGGTTACTTACTCGGTGGAGTTTTCGCTAAGTAGTAGATAG
- the recR gene encoding recombination mediator RecR, whose protein sequence is MFKSAGSVERLANRLARMPGIGRKSANRLAFHILKLAPEEAFELADIIREVKEKVGFCSICNNISETDPCQICTDPRRRSDIICVVEETSDAAALDKVEGFNGRYHILGGRLSPLDGIGPDDLKIKELLNRLNGEVTEVVIATNPNVEGEATAMYIAKLIRPLGVKVSRIARGLPVGSDLEYADSATLSRAIEGRQEM, encoded by the coding sequence ATGTTCAAATCGGCAGGATCGGTCGAACGTCTGGCCAACCGCCTGGCCCGGATGCCCGGGATCGGGCGCAAATCGGCCAATCGTCTGGCTTTTCACATTCTCAAACTGGCTCCGGAAGAAGCGTTCGAGCTAGCCGATATTATTCGCGAGGTGAAGGAAAAGGTCGGTTTCTGTTCTATATGTAACAACATTTCGGAAACCGATCCCTGTCAAATATGCACGGATCCCAGACGTCGTTCCGACATCATCTGTGTTGTCGAAGAGACCTCCGATGCCGCCGCACTGGACAAAGTCGAGGGATTCAACGGTCGTTATCACATTCTCGGGGGAAGACTCTCTCCACTGGACGGGATCGGTCCCGACGATCTCAAAATCAAGGAACTGCTCAATCGGCTCAACGGTGAAGTGACCGAAGTAGTCATCGCCACCAATCCCAACGTAGAGGGTGAAGCAACGGCAATGTATATCGCCAAGTTAATTCGTCCGCTCGGCGTTAAAGTATCTCGTATCGCGCGGGGACTTCCGGTCGGCTCCGATCTGGAATACGCCGACTCGGCCACGCTGTCGCGGGCAATCGAGGGACGCCAGGAGATGTAG